Proteins found in one Miscanthus floridulus cultivar M001 chromosome 4, ASM1932011v1, whole genome shotgun sequence genomic segment:
- the LOC136550960 gene encoding non-specific lipid transfer protein GPI-anchored 20-like — translation MGMTTTRLMLTLAAAVAMLLLASPAPVSGQPGIGVAGAVSCTASLVTSFTPCLNFITNGSASPTDDCCRSLGALTKASAGCACLILTGSVPLGVPVNRTLAVTLPRACNSTSLQLQCRDASSAQSPAPGPVADAPAPSTFMAPLPPVTAAAPEPEAPATAPPVEPTATATPPISQVQTKPTVVPSAAGRASSDVPATAGFVLLFAVGAALMA, via the exons ATGGGCATGACGACGACGAGGCTGATGCTCACCTTGGCCGCCGCGGTGGCGATGCTGCTGCTGGCCTCGCCGGCGCCGGTGTCCGGGCAGCCCGGCATCGGCGTCGCGGGCGCGGTGTCGTGCACGGCGTCGCTGGTCACCAGCTTCACGCCGTGCCTCAACTTCATCACCAACGGCAGCGCCTCCCCGACCGACGACTGCTGCCGGTCCCTGGGCGCGCTGACGAAGGCGAGCGCCGGCTGCGCCTGCCTCATCCTCACCGGCAGCGTGCCCCTCGGCGTGCCCGTCAACCGGACGCTCGCTGTCACGCTGCCCAGGGCGTGCAACTCCACCTCTCTCCAGCTGCAATGCCGAG ACGCGTCGTCAGCTCAGAGCCCAGCTCCAGGCCCCGTCGCAGATGCGCCTGCGCCGTCCACGTTCATGGCCCCGTTGC CACCAGTGACGGCGGCAGCACCGGAGCCTGAAGCGCCGGCGACAGCTCCACCTGTGGAACCCACGGCCACGGCGACGCCACCGATCAGCCAGGTACAGACGAAGCCGACGGTTGTGCCCAGCGCCGCCGGGAGAGCAAGCTCGGACGTGCCAGCGACGGCTGGGTTTGTACTGCTGTTTGCAGTTGGAGCTGCGCTGATGGCCTGA